The Cucumis melo cultivar AY chromosome 9, USDA_Cmelo_AY_1.0, whole genome shotgun sequence genome includes the window ttatatatatataatatttcaaaaaacagaaaaatcgacaaaaataaaatatttgacaaaatatattattcttcgtagaaaaataaagaattatAAATTTTGTCTATTTAGTGATTTGTCAATTTGTTTCTactgtaaatagtttgtcaattttttctatttgtaaaagctttatatattatatgtagatagtttttcaaaaagaaaatatagtaaaaagaacttttttttaagGAAGATTACTGAACTTTTAAATCTTCAAATGCTAAAAAGTTTAATatagatttgatttttttagtaGGGTcaattggagaaaaaaaaacactttcTAAACTCATTCCAACTTAaaagtttttttcttaaaagttttttttcaaacaaaagcTTAGTTTAACTAGTACCTATACGTATTcgaagacaaaaaaaaaaaagattcattcAAGGTTCAAATCTTATGCTCCCGATTTGTAAAAATGTTGCCATAATATTTTCCTTCATATTAAGTTCTTTCTACCAAACCATTCCCTACTTTAGTTTCTTCTAAAGCTCTCGTATCAATTAAAATTATTGTCCCCTCATTTATATTTGATTGGTCGTCACTTTCTTTTCTAACCAACGTGAACTTTGTTTGTACTTCTAACCAATAACATATTAACGACAGAGACCCTATGTTTATTCTCCTATAAGTTCCAAATTGATTCTTTCAATTACATCATCGTAATCATCCAAATGTTAAAGAAAACTTACACATTAATTAAACACAGGATGTAAACTGAAAATCTCAACAGTTGGAGATGTTTGATTTACAAATTTATTCAAATTCACAGATGAATGAGGAGTGCATTATAGAAGCTTTTAAGGAATTTGTAAAGCACTAGATACCAACTTCTGGGTGAAATCCCACAGTCTCTTTGCCAATTCACTATCATTGGCTTGTGAACTTGCTTTGGCAATGTTACTGTCAGCAAAATACTGGGCACTGATCCCATTGACTTGTGGATGCAATGCAACATAGCATGTCGTCGCTGCTCCCTGAAAACGGAACAATAATCACAATTATTTCTTCACTGTTCATATAAATCGATCGTGTTTTTGACTTTCTAATTTTAAAGGCGACTTTCTAATTTTAAAGGATAGAATGTCCACGACTAGGATCGTCTAATTGAAAAGTTCAAATGGGAAACATAATTGTTCCCATACCAAAGGCAGGAGCAACTAGGGAGGCTATCAAATTTGTTAAATGAATGAATTTGATAGAAACCGGGCTTCACTTATAAAAATGATTCAACTTCTATTCTTGTTCATGAATTTTTCATTAGaaaaactatttttaatttttaataaactATTTAACAAAAATTTAACACAAACatctttttgtttatttatttatttattaatttctttcttgaataagaatttttattattattttaccaAATTATATAAAAGTAATTTAAGACTAATTATGAGATTTGTTAAAAAAGCAGGACAATGAGTCCCAAAACACAACCAAATGGTTTTACTGAAATATTTTCTATACAAAATTTAGCAACTATTAACACAGCCTTTAAGGTTTAGAAATTAAGAccaaataattacaaaaaagttatagaacataataggaTTAAAATCACCAATATAGCATAGTTCAATAGTAATTAGCATgtgctatttttttttcttttttatcaatTTGGAGATTCAGATCTCTGCGTAGGATTTTACTAAAATAGGTTAGGGTTCTGGAAACCCGAAAATCTATCGGTCAAAAGTAGCAAAACCCTTAACATAAGCCTAAATTTTGTAATCAAGTTGATTTATTAAACATGCAGAAGTGAAAGGCCTACAAATTTGTGCATATAGCTTTTTCTGAAATAGACCATTACCTGTTGTACATTCTTCATGACATGTTTACCCAGAACGCCAAGAAAACCTGCACAAAATTCGGGACAAAGACagagaaaataatttttataaagaCATGTGATGTAGCAGTAAGACAACACTgaaacaataaattaaaaaaaaaaaaggtaatacTGCAACAAAGCATATTGAGAAACAGGTAAAAAGACCTTGGAGATGTGAAAAACATGTTATTAGTGTCAAGGAGCACAGTATTGCAAGTTGAAATCCAGAGCTTTATGAAAATGATTAGATAACGATACCAAAAATAGTACAATAAAAGATTTAGTACCGTCGATGAGGCTATGATAACGAAATAGGTTAGTAGGAATGGCTCCAGGATGTAGTGAATTTGCAGTGATCTTCACCCCTTCTTCCTGTTTAAAAAAGCAAACGATTGCCTGGTAATAGTGTCTGTTTGCCCTAAAAGGATAGAAAAGGCAAAAAATGGTAGAAACAACACCAAAGCCTGGTTTCAATGAAAACTGAAAAGTGTTAAACTACTCGATATATAAAACCCTTAAGAGTGCTTAACACTTCCCTTGTTTGTAGAGTTGAAACAAGAGAGACCCAACAAGTGGATTATCGATAATCATTTGAAGGCAACAATGTGCAACGAGAACTTGAACCTAAGACATCCTAATTTAAGATTATGTTAAATTACTGCTCAACCCAAACTTCCAAATGTTTTAAAACGTTCTTTGTCAGCCGAAAGGAAACTATGTATTCTCTAAATGATAATAATACAATCCGTTACATTTTTTGATTGCCTAAAtttataaaaagagaaaatttaaCAAACATGTCACGAACCTTCAGCTGTCTTGCAAGTTCGGAAGCATGCAAAATATTAGCAAGCTTTGATTGACCATACGCAGATAGACCATTATAGCTGTATAGAATGAATCAGTAGAGATTATATGGCTCAAATTTGATACAGTATTCGCCACAACCATAGCATAGCAACGACATTATGCAGgaatttgattctaaatttccTCAATTTGAAGTTATAAGCCAAGAAATAACAAGGAAATAATCCTCATATTTAATGTTGTGGACATCCCTCAGACTCTTCACAAACCTCTAAGCAGAACAAATATGTTCTGAAGGAACCGTGAATTTAGCTTATGCTGGGAGAAAAAGAACTATAGCAAAGGGTGATAGAAAGAGGACCCTGATTGATCGTTGATTTTGTCAAATCGGATGCCTTCACGATACGAAAATTGGTGCCGTCGTGACGAGACATTGACAATCCTTCCTTCTCTTTCACTATCTTTTGCTGTCTTTTTCAATGTCTCCAACAATAGATTTGTCAAAAGAAAATGTCCTGCAAAAAGAACTATCACGAATTAGGGCACCATAGAACAAGAATGACTAGACCATCAATTTCCTACCATCCACTACAAAAGAGAGCAGCAATCAGTCCTCTATTGATGATGTACTTACCCACATGGTTTGTTGCAAACTGCAATTCTATCTTGTCCTTCGAGAGCAAGAAGGGTGAAGCCATGACTCCTGCATTATTACTGaacgaacaaaaaaaaaaggataactACGAATGGCGAAAATGTTCAGCTTTCTCCTCTTTATGCTAATAGCATATACGTACATATAAAAGCACTTAGGCAAGGACAGCTTATACATGAAGATCATTGGCTAGATGAAGAAATAAGAAGATCCATATATTCAGATCGCAAAAGTAGCAGAGAAATTCATGCAGTTCGCCATCTTACACAAGAATATTCAGTGGAAGACCTGAGGACTTGAAATTTGATGTAAAATTCCGAACAGATGCCATTGAGCTCAGGTCCAACTCCATGGTGTCAACTTTGGCAGTTGGGTTTTCCTTGACAATGACTTTTTGAACCTCCCTACCAGTTGCTACATTTCTAACCGCCATTATTACATGTACTCCGCGCAGTGCAAGAACACGAGCAGTTTCAGTGCCAATGCCACTTGAAGCACCTGTGTTAATGCAGAAGACCTTATAATGAGAAAATCCAAGCTCCTCAAAAACTGAAACTTTAATTTTCATCAAACACCAAAGGCAACCAAAACCCTCAGGATTATGCTCATTGTCTACACATTAATTTACCTTTTTGATCAGTGAATATATAATTTGGACAATCAACAAAGCAAAACATTGTATAATACATAGCTGTGAAACATTTTGGCCATTTGGGCATATCATATTTTCAATCAATGACACGTGCAAATACAGGTTCTCCCATTTAAAAGGAATGAAATCCAGTAACCCCTTAACCTCTGATAAGTAACAGAAACAAAATTCATAAGAAATAGGGCGATTTCTTTAATCAATTCAACAATAGAGAAATGAAGTAAGGTGGAAAGTGACCTGTAACAATGGCTGTGAGGCCATTTCCATTGATTCCTTGTGTAACTTCTTCAGCCGTGGAAGAAGCTGAGAACCCAGATGGCCCCTTCCTGTTAACAAACCACATTCCTCTCTTTCTATCCGATCAATCGTCACGGCCACTCGCCAAGTGCAAATTGCTTCGTTTAAGGATTTTTTTGGAGGGGACAGAAATTTTAAGAATTAAATCACACGGAAGGTTTGAATTGTGGATATCAATGAAAATACAGGTGTGAATTTTTAAATATGGAAATATTATGAAATGTTGATTTGGAttgatatttttcaatttaaattagtagataaatattttgtgatttttaatattacatatacaaATATTATATTTACTCTAATAATTAAACTATCGATTTATCAACAAAGATGTAAATATTATCAAATTATTAACAAAATCcatcttaaatttattttatgatTACAATACTGGCTAATTCAAAAATCGAGGTTAGGGTCATAAAATTTGAATATGTGTAAACTTTTATAATACATTCTTCGACAGGAAAATaagatataaatataaatattttgttatatttaaaaatagaaagtgATAAATTTTACCAGACTCGAAAAATTCACCTCAAAGTTAATGaatcatttttttaagaaaaatcatGTCTAAAACTTTTTGGCCACATGtcaaaataaaagataaaatagaGACAAGAAGAAAAAGACATACACGAGAAAACTCAATAAAGATATATTTAACATCGGTCTTAACACTACACAATACCTTACAAACACCAATCTAGAAATCACATTAATAGTAGGTCCAAATCTACTAAATAAGGTAAGGCTTTAAAGACATATACAATACAACTTAACACAATCTAGTGAGATAGAAATATCACATCAACAATCTACaaacaaaagagagagattGGC containing:
- the LOC103482904 gene encoding short-chain dehydrogenase TIC 32, chloroplastic-like, with translation MWFVNRKGPSGFSASSTAEEVTQGINGNGLTAIVTGASSGIGTETARVLALRGVHVIMAVRNVATGREVQKVIVKENPTAKVDTMELDLSSMASVRNFTSNFKSSGLPLNILVNNAGVMASPFLLSKDKIELQFATNHVGHFLLTNLLLETLKKTAKDSEREGRIVNVSSRRHQFSYREGIRFDKINDQSGYNGLSAYGQSKLANILHASELARQLKEEGVKITANSLHPGAIPTNLFRYHSLIDGFLGVLGKHVMKNVQQGAATTCYVALHPQVNGISAQYFADSNIAKASSQANDSELAKRLWDFTQKLVSSALQIP